A single Lactuca sativa cultivar Salinas chromosome 8, Lsat_Salinas_v11, whole genome shotgun sequence DNA region contains:
- the LOC111889928 gene encoding uncharacterized mitochondrial protein AtMg00810-like, whose translation MTDLGALNFFLGIVVTRDSHNMFLSQQKYATEILESAGLLNCKLVRTPADTSAKFDGTGPPISDPTLYRSLAGALQYSTFTRPDITYAAQQVCLYMHDPREPHYTTLKRILRYLWGTLDHGLQLYVSPSRGLIAYFDADWVGCPSMRRSTAGYCVFLGQNLLSWSSKRQGTISRSSAEAEYRGVANVVAKTYWLCNLLRELLYPPLTATLVYCDNVSAIYLSTNSVQHQRTKHIEIDIHFVRDQVAIGHIRVLHVPSSSQYVDNFTKGLPPALFLDFRSSLNVRF comes from the exons ATGACTGATTTAGGGGCTCTGAATTTTTTTCTTGGTATTGTTGTTACCCGTGACAGCCATAACATGTTTTTATCTCAACAAAAATATGCCACAGAGATTCTTGAAAGTGCAGGTTTGCTTAATTGCAAACTTGTCCGTACCCCGGCGGACACTTCCGCCAAGTTTGATGGTACCGGTCCCCCTATCTCTGATCCGACCTTATATCGCAGTTTGGCTGGTGCTCTTCAGTATTCGACATTTACTAGACCGGATATTACATATGCTGCTCAACAGGTGTGTCTCTATATGCATGATCCTCGAGAACCCCATTACACGACTCTCAAGCGTATTTTACGTTACCTTTGGGGCACACTGGATCATGGTCTTCAGTTATACGTTTCTCCATCTCGGGGCCTTATTGCTTACTTTGATGCAGACTGGGTTGGATGTCCATCTATGAGACGCTCCACTGCAGGCTATTGTGTTTTCCTTGGTCAAAATCTGCTCTCCTGGTCGTCTAAACGACAAGGTACGATCTCTCGATCTAGTGCCGAAGCGGAGTATCGGGGTGTTGCGAATGTCGTGGCTAAGACATATTGGCTTTGCAACCTTTTACGTGAGTTACTTTATCCCCCTCTTACTGCTACCTTGGTCTACTGTGATAATGTTAGTGCTATCTACTTGTCTACGAATTCGGTTCAGCATCAACGCACTAAACATATAGAGATCGACATTCATTTTGTTCGTGATCAGGTTGCTATAGGTCATATTCGTGTCCTTCATGTCCCCTCCTCCTCTCAGTATGTTGATAACTTCACCAAAGGATTACCGCCTGCTTTGTTTCTTGATTTCAGATCTAGTCTGAACGTCCG GTTTTAA